Below is a window of Corynebacterium kalinowskii DNA.
CTGGCTACTCCCACCGGCTCCGGTAAGTCCATGGTGGCCATCGCTGCCCACTTCATTGCGATGGCCCGTGGCCAGCGTTCCTTCTACACCGCCCCGATTAAGGCGCTCGTCAGCGAGAAGTTTTTCAGTCTCTGCGATATCTTCGGGCCGGAAAACGTAGGCATGATGACCGGAGATGCCACCGTTAATGGTCGGGCGCCCATCATCTGCGCCACCGCCGAGATTGTGGCAAACATAGCGCTTCGCGACGGCAAAGACGCTGCCATCGACCAGGTAGTAATGGACGAGTTCCACTACTACTCGGAACCTGACCGTGGTTGGGCCTGGCAGGTGCCTCTCCTGGAGCTGCCCAAGGCGCAGTTTCTGCTGATGTCCGCCACTCTTGGCGATACGACCTTTCTCGAAGGCGATCTAGCGAGGCGAACCGGACGCACGACCAACGTAGTTAAGGGCGCCGAGCGGCCTGTGCCCCTCGAATTCTCCTACGTCTACTCCCCTGTGCACGAAACCATTGAGGATCTGCTCTCTGCTGGTAAGTCTCCTATCTACGTCGTCCACTTCACCCAACGTGAAGCTACCGAGCGCGCTCAGGCCATGACATCGATCAACATGCTCACCCCTGAGGAGAAAGAGCGCATCGCTGCTGAGATTGGCGATTTCCGCTTCACTACGACCTTTGGAAAGACGCTGTCCAAACTGGTGCGCAAGGGCATCGGTGTCCATCATGCTGGCATGCTCCCCAAGTACCGCCGTCTAGTAGAAAAACTAGCGCAAACTGGCTTACTCAAAGTCATCTGCGGAACTGACACCTTGGGTGTTGGTATCAACGTCCCTATTCGCACGGTGTTGTTGACAGGGCTGACAAAGTTCGATGGCACGAAGATGCGCATGCTCAAGTCTCGTGAATTTCACCAAATCGCTGGACGCGCGGGACGCGCTGGCTACGACACGATCGGCACTGTTGTCATCGAAGCGCCCGAGCATGAGATCGAAAACTACCGGCTTCGACAAAAGGCGGGCACAGATCCCGCAAAGCTCAAGAAGATCAAAAAGAAGGTGGCGCGCCAAGGCGAAGTCACGTGGACTGCCAGCACGTACGAACGACTCACCACCGCTGACCCGGAACCGATGAGCAGCCAGTTCAGGGTATCGACCTCGATGCTCCTCAATGTGATTGCCCGTCCGGGAGACGGGTTCGAACACATGCGGGGTCTCCTGCGCGGCAATCACGATCCTCGGCCCAAGCAGAACCGAGACATCCTGACCGCGATTGAACTATTCCGGGGGTTGTTGACAGCGGGGATCGTCGAAAAGCTGCCCGATGGCCCGGACGAGCAGGGGCGACGCTACCAGCTCACCACTGAGCTCCAGCGAGATTTCGCGCTTAACCAGCCCCTGGCCCCATTCGCACTTGCAGCGCTCGAGCTGCTTGATCGGGAGTCAGAGACCTTTACTCTCGACGTCATCAGCGTCTTTGAAGCGATTTTGGATGATCCACGCCAAATTCTTGTGGCACAGCAAAAGGCTGCCCGCGGTGAAGAAATCGCTGCTCTCAAGGCAGAAGGCGTGGACTACACAGAGCGTATGAGCATCGTGGAGGACATTACTTGGCCCAAGCCTTTGGACGAGTTGCTAGAGGATGCGTACGAGGCATACGCCAAGGGGCATCCATGGGTACGTGAGTTTGAATTGTCTCCGAAGTCAGTGGTTCGTGACATGATTGAACACGCCATGACATTCTCCGACCTGGTAGCAACGTACGGGGTTGGCAGAAGCGAAGGCGTGGCTCTGCGATACCTCACCGATGCCTGGCGTACTCTACAGCATTCTGTGCCGAAGGAATATCTGACAGAAGAGCTTGAGGACATCATTGTCTGGCTCGGCGAACTGGTAAGACAGGTGGATTCATCACTGGTTGACGAGTGGGCGCAAATGGCCGATCCTGATGCGCCAGTGTCTGCAGACACCATTGCTCGAGAGCTCGCGTTCGGTGTCGAGGATCCTTCAGCATTGTCAGCAAACCCTCGTGCGCTCAAGATAATGATCCGAAATGCCATGTTCCGTCTAGTCGAGCTCTTTGCTTTGGAGAAGGAGGAGGATCTCCAGGCTTTGACCGCTCATCTCGATGATGCCCCAGATTTCGGCGCAGCTTTGGATGCATACTTTGATGAGTACGCTGACCTCGACCTTGGGCCAAGCGCTCGTGGCCCCCACTACTTCTCTGTGGAGACTTCCGGTAGACGGTGGAAGGCTGAGCAGATCATCAAGGATCCTGAAGATGACAAGTCCTTCGCTTTCGAGGCAGTTGTTGATCTTGATGCCAGCGATGAGGTGGGCGAAGTCGTCTTGAGTTCCTTGAGCATCAGGGGTTTCTAGGCAGAGTTTAATTCACTGTTTTGCCATAATAATCACTGGTGAAGGCCAATTTTTACCCCCTGAAGGTTCATCAGTCTGAGTCTGTAAGTGACTTGTTGCATCAAAAGTGTTTAGATATCAAAAGCAATGTTGTAACAGAATTGTTATTCAAAGCTGATCAAATCTGGTTTTAGGTCGGGTAAGGAAACCGCCACACCGCGCAATTTGTCGCGTAGGCTACCACTCGGCTGATCCTTGGCCAGCTCCAATCTTTAGTTTGATGAGGATTATTCAATGGCAAATCGCGGATATCGCCCAACCCTGGCACAACTGCGTACTTTTGTGACTATTGCCGAAACCAAGCACTTTGGTACGGCTGCCGCAAAACTGGCGATTTCCCAGCCTTCCCTGTCCCAGGCGCTGGTCGCTCTAGAGACTGGCCTAGGCGTGCAATTGATCGAGCGTTCCACGCGTCGCGTGATTGTCACCCCTATCGGCGAGACTCTGTTGCCGGAAGCTAAAGCAACGCTTGATGCAGCAGACAAGTTTCTCAGCCATGCACAGGGCGCCGAGGGCTCACTTGCTGGCCCGCTGACCGTCGGCATGATTCCTACGGTGGCCCCGTACATTCTGCCGCAGTTCTTGCGCCTCATGAGCAGTGATTTCGGCGAGTTGGAGCCTCGCATCGTGGAAGCTCAGACCGAACAGCTGATTTCGCAGCTTCGCGACGGCCATCTCGATGTCATTCTCATTGCCTTGCCTTCCGGTAAGCAAGGCCTCATTGAGGTCCCGCTGTACACCGAGAAGTTTGTCATCGCTGTGCCTGCTGATCATCCACTGGCGGGCCGCACCGATCTCCCACTTTCTGTCCTCCAGGACCTTAACCTTTTGCTGCTCGATGATGGCCACTGTTTGCGAGACCAAGTTGTGGACCTCTGCCGGATGGTCGCTGTGCACCCAACCACCACCCGCTCCGCGGTAGCTCAGGCATCGAGTCTCGCTACCGTCATGCAGTGTGTGGCTGGTGGGCTCGGCGCTACCCTGATCCCAGAATCTGCTCTCGAGTGGGAATCTCACCGACCAGGCATCGCTACCGCTACCTTCGCTGCCGACGTCCAAGCACACCGCACCATCGGCTTGGCCTTCCGTTCTTCTACCCACCGCGCGGAAGAGTTTAAAGAGTTCGGCAAAGTCGTGGCTAAGGCATTCGCCGCTGCGATCTAACGCTTCGAGCGTGGCCGGGGCTAAACTGTTGCGTTAGCTATGAATACCCCGCATTCTCCCGCACCCGCGCCCTCCAAGCGAGACTTGTACGCGCGCCTTGACGACGTCTCTTTGGCCGCTGCCCACTCGTTCCGGCGGCGCCTCGCCAAGGCGCGATCACCGCGCGCCTTGGTCGCCATTGGCCAAGACATCGCCGAGGCAGAAGCACTGCTGGCGCTACGGCGAGAGTCACTTCCTGACGTGACCTATCCGGAGTCTTTGCCCGTCAGTGCACGTCGCGAAGACATCATGGCTGCTATTCGCGACAACCAAGTGGTGATCATTGCCGGCGAGACCGGCTCGGGTAAAACCACACAGATTCCTAAAATGTGTCTGGATCTTGGGCGCGGTGTGCGGGGATTGATCGGACACACCCAGCCACGTCGTTTGGCGGCACGTTCGGTGGCAGAACGAATTTCCGACGAGCTTGGCCAGCAGATCGGTGACAGTGTCGGCTATGCGATCCGCTTCGATGACCGCGTTTCCGAAAGCACGACCATCAAGCTGATGACCGACGGCATTTTGCTCGCTGAGTTGCAGCGAGACCGCCTATTGCGGGCTTATGACACGATCATCATCGACGAAGCCCATGAGCGTTCCCTCAACATTGACTTCCTACTGGGCTACCTCAAGAATCTGCTTCCGAAACGGCCAGATCTCAAGATCATTATCACTTCCGCGACCATCGATCCGGAGCGATTCGCAGAGCATTTTTGCACCGCGGACGGCACTCCGGCGCCGATCATCGAGGTATCCGGGCGTACGTATCCGGTAGAAATTCGTTACCGCCCGCTCGAGATTGAGCACGAAGACAAAATCATCGACATTGATCCACTCGATGGCCTGGTTCACGCTTTAGAAGAGCTCATGGCCGAGGGCGACGGCGATATCCTGTGCTTCTTCTCTGGCGAACGCGATATTCGCGATGCCATGGAGGTGATTGATAAACGTCGATTCAAAAACATTGAGGTTGTCCCGCTGTTCGGACGACTGTCGAATGAGGAACAACACCGAGTCTTTGCACCACATGCCAAGCGCCGAATTGTCTTGGCTACCAACATCGCCGAGACGTCACTGACTGTGCCTGGTATTCACTACGTCATTGACACTGGTTTGGCCCGAATTTCCCGCTATTCGACGCGCACTAAAGTCCAGCGCCTGCCCATCGAGCCCATTTCCCAAGCCAGCGCCAACCAGCGTTCGGGTCGTTGCGGTCGCGTAGCGGACGGTATCGCCATCCGTTTGTACTCGGAGCAGGACTTCGATTCCCGCCCAGAGTTTACCGATCCAGAAATTCTGCGCACCAACTTAGCGAGCGTCATCCTCCAGATGGCATCGCTAGGTCTGGGTGACATCGCAGAGTTCCCTTTCCTGCAAGCACCTGATTCCAAGGCAATTCGGGACGGCCTCCTGCTGCTTCACGAACTTGGAGCGATTTCACAAAAAGAGAATAAGGGTGCGCCCCAGCTGAGCCCTATTGGCCGGACGATTTCCCGTATCCCGGTTGACCCCCGCCTAGCCCGCATGCTGGTGGAAGCCGACCGCAATGGTTGCCTCGACTTCGTTATCATCATCGTGGCTGCACTGACCATTCAGGATGTGCGCGAGCGTCCGCTTGATCACCAAGCACAGGCAGACCAACTCCATGCCCGATTCAAGGACACTTCTAGCGATTTCCTGAGCTATCTCAAGCTGTGGGAGTACTTAATGGAGCAATCCCGCGAATTGTCTGGAAACGCCTTCCGCAAGTTGGTCAAGAGGGAATTCCTGCACTATTTGCGTATTAGAGAATGGCAGGACCTCGTCCGTCAGCTGCGAGGCATTGTTAAGGAATTAGGGTGGAAAACAGAAACCACTCCCCTGAGCGCCGATGCGCTGCACCAATCACTGCTGGCTGGTCTTCTGTCTCACATCGGACAACGCGAGAGCGACTCTAAGGAGTTTCACGGCGCACGTGGCACTCGATTCATGATCTTCCCTGGCTCCGCTCTTGCGAAAAAGCCCCCTCAGTTCATCATGGCTGCGGAACTCGTCGATACCTCGAGGCTGTGGGCCCGGGATGTCGCCGCTATTGACCCCAACTGGTTAGAGCAACTCGCCGGTGACCTGCTACGCCACCAGCATTCCGAACCGCACTGGTCTTCCAAGCGGGGCGCAGCAATGGTGTACCAGAAGTCGACGCTGTTTGGCGTGACGGTGGTCGTCGATAAGCTAGTGCCCTATCACAAGGTTGATCCAGTTTCGGCACGTGAGATGTTCATCCGCAGCGCGCTTATCGACGGCCAATGGAACACTCACCATCAGTTTTTCCATGACAATGTTGCCAAGCTCGACGATGTCATGCGAATGGAAGATAAGGCGCGTCGACGCGACTTAGTAGTCGATGAGGACACCCTATTCTCGTTTTACGACCAGCGTCTACCAGAGTCCATCACCACTGCGCGCCACTTCGATTCTTGGTGGAAGAAGGAACAACCCAAGAACCCGGACGCATTGAACTTCGATCCCGCCAAGCTCTTGGCGGAGGGTGCCAATGAGTTTGCCGAGGAACAGTTTCCCGACGTGTGGCGGCAGGGGTCGCTTGAGTTCGAACTGACGTATCAATTCGAACCCGGAAACAAGTATGACGGCGTCACAGTGCGCATTCCGGTTCCATTGCTAGCCGGGGCATCAGTGGAAGGGTTCGATTGGCTGGTTCCGGGTTTGCGATTGGAGCTTGTCACTGAACTGATTCGCAGTTTACCTAAGGCGTTGCGACGAACTGTTATTCCAGCTCCAGATTTCGCCGCGCGAGCTGTTCCCTTGTTGAAGCCACATTTTGGCTCGTTACGCGAACAGCTAGCGGAGGTACTTCGTGGCTTCGGTGCAGTTGGAATCAATGCCTCTGACTTCGATGCTACGAAGTTGTCACCACACCTCCGGGTCACATTCGCTGCGATCGATAAGCGCGGGAAGATTGTAGATTCGGACAAGGAACTAGCAGCACTGAAAAGCCGTAGCTCTGGGAAGATCCGAGCCTCAGTTAACAAAGCTGTTCAACGGGGCAAACAAGTTGTCGCGCCTGCAGCAACGTGGACCTTCGAGACTCAAGGTGATATTGCAACCGAAGTTGTGACGAGGGTAGATGGCCAAGACATCGTAGCCTACCCAGCCCTAGTTGTGACAAACGACGGCGTGTCCGTCCATGCAATGCCTACCCAGGCGGAAGCTGACGCCGCTATGTTGACCTCGACCTTGACTCTTCTGCTTAGAGAACTGCCAACTCCAGGAAAGAACATGGCTAACGGACTGCCGTTGAAGCAGCGCGTTGCCGTAGAGCATTACCCACACGGCGGCCTCCCAGGGCTGATCACTGATGCAAAGGTGGCGGCAGTACGTGACTTGCTCATCGCTGCCGGCGGACCAGTGCGAACGCCAGCTGCCTTCACGCAACTGACCGAAAGCATCAAACCTGCTGTAGCTGGCGCGGTACGGCAGATGGTCGTCTCCCTCGCACCAGCGCTAGTGGACTACCTGGACATACGCTCCGACTTAGACGGCTGGTCCGGCGATGCGATTGATGACATGCAGGCTCAGCTCGAGTTTCTTTTGCCACCGCATGCGTTAAGTGTGCATGGCAGTGCACGTCTTCGTCACCTACCTCGATACCTCAAGGCCATGAGAATTCGGTTGGATGCGATGGATCGAGATCCCGATCGGGATGCTGATTTGCAAGACGAAGTCTCAGCGTGCGAAGTACTGCTGGAAGCTCGATTGAAGCAGCTACCGATCGGGCGAGACAAAACCACAGCAGTGAAAGACGTCAGATGGATGCTGCAGGAATTAAGAGTTAGCCTGTTTGCCCAACAGCTTGGTACCGCGCACCCGGTGTCAGCTCGACGAATTGAGAAGGCAATTGCAAAGCTCCGGTGACGGTTTCCTACTGTTGTCGAGCTCGGCGTCGCATCAAGCGAATCTCGGATTCAAAGTCGTCCGCGCTCTCAAACGACTTATACACTGAGGCAAATCGTAGGTAGGCGACCTCATCCAGTTCGCGCAGCGGTTCCAGGATAGCTAGGCCGATGTCATTGGCATTGATCTGACTACTACCGTGGGCGCGTACGGTCTCTTCTACCTCCTGAGCGAGGCGCTTTAGCGCATCGTCAGAGACATCTCGCCCTTGGCAAGCACGACGCACACCGGTAATGACCTTCTCGCGACTGAACGGTTCGGTGACACCATTGCGCTTTATCACCAGGAGCACAGCCTTTTCTACCGTTGTAAAGCGCCCCTCGCACTGAGAACATTCTCGGCGTCGGCGAATTGCTGCGCCAGCATCAAAAACACGAGAATCGATGACTCGCGACGAGGTGTGGTGACAAAACGGGCAATACACGGGTCTTCGGGCTCCGTACAAGGTGTGAATGGTGGGCGCGACGCATTCGAACGCGTCTCTTGCGTTGCTAGTCTATCGGTTACGCCCACTCGTTCGTACTACTTCACGTCCATTGTGGCGACGCTGATCGTAGTAGGGCCTACCACATCTTCCTCGGCGGTACCGTTTACTGCAAGCATTCCTATGACTGCAGTGAGTCCAAGAACGCCACCTAATGCAAATTGTCCGACCGCATCCCGATAGCGCTGTTTGCGCATCCGAGGACTCTTCAGGGACTTATCCGGATGTTTACGATACTGCGTTGCGGACACATGAGTTCGTACCGAAACCGGTCGCTGATCCAGCCCGCCGTTCCAGGTAGCAGCGGGAGGCACGGGGGTTACGAGTGGTCCGCGCTGCGAAGTTCGGGTGGAAGAAATACGCTGGCCTCGTGGGTAGATCATGGTGGTCATGTAGTTACCTTTCGTTGATTTAGTTGAACTGTAGAAGACGCTTCCGACTGACCGGACACTCGTTCGCCCTCATGTTCGAATTTAGTTCCTATGTTCGATTTTTAGCACATTGGTTTTCGAATGTCTACCTTTGGCCCATATTTTCGAAAGAAAACTACACCACACCCGCTTATGCGCGTGACACCTGCATGTTCGCTTGATACGATAGGGACAAGGCTGTTACCACTCGGCCGTATTCGAAACTTTCAACGCCATCAACTGCCAGCACATCTCTCTATCTG
It encodes the following:
- a CDS encoding DEAD/DEAH box helicase — translated: MNLSQMLPDLSEVPESLFDESIFDSFLSWTKQKGISLYPAQEEAALGILAGDNVILATPTGSGKSMVAIAAHFIAMARGQRSFYTAPIKALVSEKFFSLCDIFGPENVGMMTGDATVNGRAPIICATAEIVANIALRDGKDAAIDQVVMDEFHYYSEPDRGWAWQVPLLELPKAQFLLMSATLGDTTFLEGDLARRTGRTTNVVKGAERPVPLEFSYVYSPVHETIEDLLSAGKSPIYVVHFTQREATERAQAMTSINMLTPEEKERIAAEIGDFRFTTTFGKTLSKLVRKGIGVHHAGMLPKYRRLVEKLAQTGLLKVICGTDTLGVGINVPIRTVLLTGLTKFDGTKMRMLKSREFHQIAGRAGRAGYDTIGTVVIEAPEHEIENYRLRQKAGTDPAKLKKIKKKVARQGEVTWTASTYERLTTADPEPMSSQFRVSTSMLLNVIARPGDGFEHMRGLLRGNHDPRPKQNRDILTAIELFRGLLTAGIVEKLPDGPDEQGRRYQLTTELQRDFALNQPLAPFALAALELLDRESETFTLDVISVFEAILDDPRQILVAQQKAARGEEIAALKAEGVDYTERMSIVEDITWPKPLDELLEDAYEAYAKGHPWVREFELSPKSVVRDMIEHAMTFSDLVATYGVGRSEGVALRYLTDAWRTLQHSVPKEYLTEELEDIIVWLGELVRQVDSSLVDEWAQMADPDAPVSADTIARELAFGVEDPSALSANPRALKIMIRNAMFRLVELFALEKEEDLQALTAHLDDAPDFGAALDAYFDEYADLDLGPSARGPHYFSVETSGRRWKAEQIIKDPEDDKSFAFEAVVDLDASDEVGEVVLSSLSIRGF
- a CDS encoding hydrogen peroxide-inducible genes activator, giving the protein MANRGYRPTLAQLRTFVTIAETKHFGTAAAKLAISQPSLSQALVALETGLGVQLIERSTRRVIVTPIGETLLPEAKATLDAADKFLSHAQGAEGSLAGPLTVGMIPTVAPYILPQFLRLMSSDFGELEPRIVEAQTEQLISQLRDGHLDVILIALPSGKQGLIEVPLYTEKFVIAVPADHPLAGRTDLPLSVLQDLNLLLLDDGHCLRDQVVDLCRMVAVHPTTTRSAVAQASSLATVMQCVAGGLGATLIPESALEWESHRPGIATATFAADVQAHRTIGLAFRSSTHRAEEFKEFGKVVAKAFAAAI
- the hrpA gene encoding ATP-dependent RNA helicase HrpA — translated: MNTPHSPAPAPSKRDLYARLDDVSLAAAHSFRRRLAKARSPRALVAIGQDIAEAEALLALRRESLPDVTYPESLPVSARREDIMAAIRDNQVVIIAGETGSGKTTQIPKMCLDLGRGVRGLIGHTQPRRLAARSVAERISDELGQQIGDSVGYAIRFDDRVSESTTIKLMTDGILLAELQRDRLLRAYDTIIIDEAHERSLNIDFLLGYLKNLLPKRPDLKIIITSATIDPERFAEHFCTADGTPAPIIEVSGRTYPVEIRYRPLEIEHEDKIIDIDPLDGLVHALEELMAEGDGDILCFFSGERDIRDAMEVIDKRRFKNIEVVPLFGRLSNEEQHRVFAPHAKRRIVLATNIAETSLTVPGIHYVIDTGLARISRYSTRTKVQRLPIEPISQASANQRSGRCGRVADGIAIRLYSEQDFDSRPEFTDPEILRTNLASVILQMASLGLGDIAEFPFLQAPDSKAIRDGLLLLHELGAISQKENKGAPQLSPIGRTISRIPVDPRLARMLVEADRNGCLDFVIIIVAALTIQDVRERPLDHQAQADQLHARFKDTSSDFLSYLKLWEYLMEQSRELSGNAFRKLVKREFLHYLRIREWQDLVRQLRGIVKELGWKTETTPLSADALHQSLLAGLLSHIGQRESDSKEFHGARGTRFMIFPGSALAKKPPQFIMAAELVDTSRLWARDVAAIDPNWLEQLAGDLLRHQHSEPHWSSKRGAAMVYQKSTLFGVTVVVDKLVPYHKVDPVSAREMFIRSALIDGQWNTHHQFFHDNVAKLDDVMRMEDKARRRDLVVDEDTLFSFYDQRLPESITTARHFDSWWKKEQPKNPDALNFDPAKLLAEGANEFAEEQFPDVWRQGSLEFELTYQFEPGNKYDGVTVRIPVPLLAGASVEGFDWLVPGLRLELVTELIRSLPKALRRTVIPAPDFAARAVPLLKPHFGSLREQLAEVLRGFGAVGINASDFDATKLSPHLRVTFAAIDKRGKIVDSDKELAALKSRSSGKIRASVNKAVQRGKQVVAPAATWTFETQGDIATEVVTRVDGQDIVAYPALVVTNDGVSVHAMPTQAEADAAMLTSTLTLLLRELPTPGKNMANGLPLKQRVAVEHYPHGGLPGLITDAKVAAVRDLLIAAGGPVRTPAAFTQLTESIKPAVAGAVRQMVVSLAPALVDYLDIRSDLDGWSGDAIDDMQAQLEFLLPPHALSVHGSARLRHLPRYLKAMRIRLDAMDRDPDRDADLQDEVSACEVLLEARLKQLPIGRDKTTAVKDVRWMLQELRVSLFAQQLGTAHPVSARRIEKAIAKLR
- the nrdR gene encoding transcriptional regulator NrdR produces the protein MYCPFCHHTSSRVIDSRVFDAGAAIRRRRECSQCEGRFTTVEKAVLLVIKRNGVTEPFSREKVITGVRRACQGRDVSDDALKRLAQEVEETVRAHGSSQINANDIGLAILEPLRELDEVAYLRFASVYKSFESADDFESEIRLMRRRARQQ